One region of Streptomyces subrutilus genomic DNA includes:
- a CDS encoding maltokinase N-terminal cap-like domain-containing protein: MSEAASARSRLTADRAALLNGIGPLEPMLRTWLPAQRWFAGKGRAIGTLRAVSAAELLPPGSVPGLLHLLLDVDGDCYQLLLGIRPSLPPALAHTLIGQAEEGPYAGRAVYEGLGDPRLAALLLERLRSPGALGPLRFERDPQAPVPAGLTPRPLSGEQTNSSLIYGDSYILKVFRRVGPGVNPDLELPRALAAAGCGRVPAPVAWYEAQLPGSEPLTLGVLQPYLRGSDDGWQLALRRLGAGEDFTAEAHALGRATAEVHSALAAALPTVALGPEQTARLAAGMTARLAATAREVAALRPYEAGLRGAFDALAASRGAGVPAQRIHGDLHLGQTLRTLDGSWSLIDFEGEPARPLADRRRPEPAVRDIAGILRSFDYAARSHRPFAPAWADACRAAFCEGYARTTGRDPREDLVLLRAYETDKAVYEARYESRHRPDWLHVPMAAIRRLSEPQRPAHRVPPTPPAPGSVSPRSQPRQKPPRRPLA; this comes from the coding sequence ATGTCGGAGGCTGCATCCGCCCGGAGTCGGCTCACGGCCGACCGGGCCGCCCTGCTCAACGGGATCGGCCCGCTGGAACCGATGCTGCGGACCTGGCTGCCCGCGCAGCGCTGGTTCGCGGGCAAGGGACGGGCGATCGGCACGCTCAGAGCCGTCTCGGCGGCCGAACTGCTGCCGCCGGGGTCCGTCCCCGGACTGCTGCACCTGCTCCTCGACGTCGACGGGGACTGCTACCAGCTGCTGCTGGGCATCCGCCCCTCCCTGCCCCCCGCGCTCGCCCACACGCTGATCGGCCAGGCGGAGGAGGGCCCGTACGCGGGCCGGGCGGTGTACGAGGGGCTGGGCGACCCCCGGCTCGCGGCGCTGCTGCTGGAACGGTTGCGCTCCCCCGGCGCGCTCGGGCCGCTGCGGTTCGAGCGGGACCCGCAGGCGCCGGTCCCGGCCGGGCTCACCCCGCGGCCGCTGTCCGGCGAGCAGACCAACTCCTCGCTGATCTACGGGGATTCGTACATCCTCAAAGTGTTCCGACGGGTCGGCCCGGGGGTCAACCCGGACCTGGAGCTGCCCCGTGCGCTGGCCGCCGCCGGCTGCGGCCGCGTGCCGGCCCCCGTCGCCTGGTACGAGGCGCAGCTGCCCGGGAGCGAGCCGCTGACCCTGGGCGTGCTCCAGCCGTACCTGCGCGGCTCCGACGACGGCTGGCAGCTCGCGCTGCGCCGGCTCGGCGCCGGGGAGGACTTCACCGCCGAGGCGCACGCGCTGGGCCGGGCCACCGCCGAGGTGCACAGCGCGCTCGCGGCCGCCCTGCCCACCGTCGCGCTCGGCCCGGAGCAGACCGCCCGGCTCGCCGCCGGGATGACGGCCCGGCTGGCCGCCACCGCCCGGGAGGTGGCCGCGCTGCGGCCCTACGAGGCGGGGCTGCGGGGCGCCTTCGACGCGCTGGCAGCCTCCCGCGGGGCCGGGGTGCCGGCCCAGCGGATCCACGGGGACCTCCATCTGGGCCAGACCCTGCGGACCCTCGACGGCTCCTGGTCGTTGATCGACTTCGAGGGTGAGCCGGCCCGGCCGCTGGCCGACCGGCGCCGCCCCGAACCGGCCGTGCGCGACATCGCCGGAATACTGCGTTCCTTCGACTACGCCGCCCGCTCGCACCGGCCGTTCGCCCCTGCCTGGGCGGACGCCTGCCGGGCCGCCTTCTGCGAGGGCTACGCCCGCACCACGGGCCGCGACCCCCGTGAGGACCTCGTGCTGCTGCGCGCGTACGAGACCGACAAGGCGGTGTACGAGGCGCGCTACGAGTCCCGGCACCGCCCCGACTGGCTGCACGTCCCGATGGCCGCGATCCGGCGGCTCTCGGAACCGCAGCGGCCCGCCCACCGGGTGCCGCCGACCCCGCCGGCCCCCGGTTCCGTCTCCCCCCGTTCCCAACCCCGCCAGAAGCCCCCGAGGAGGCCGCTCGCGTGA
- a CDS encoding DNA-binding protein: MAPGHVAYGLRAQYGLIVAPETVMAWERGEISPSSAELTALAGVLWCSPGELLSEPVTLREHRISRGLAVEDLSRRLGLEASAYQKMEDTGRWKGNERQSAALATVLGLTLAQFVIATGKQEELAELLRSAVTTRWQAYVKPLGKLLPIPKTHLERVLERLHGEYQSRMVATLSWGSGGEAGSGDAGREYLFDIVDRFWSLAGGAA; this comes from the coding sequence ATGGCTCCCGGTCATGTCGCCTATGGCCTGCGCGCCCAGTACGGACTGATCGTCGCGCCCGAGACCGTGATGGCCTGGGAACGTGGCGAGATATCGCCCTCCTCGGCCGAGCTCACGGCCCTCGCCGGGGTCCTGTGGTGTTCGCCCGGGGAGCTGCTCTCCGAGCCGGTCACCCTGCGGGAGCACCGGATCTCCCGAGGACTGGCCGTGGAGGATCTCTCCCGGCGCCTCGGCCTGGAGGCGAGCGCCTACCAGAAGATGGAGGACACCGGCCGCTGGAAGGGCAACGAGCGCCAGTCCGCCGCCCTGGCGACGGTGCTCGGCCTGACGCTGGCCCAGTTCGTGATCGCCACCGGCAAGCAGGAGGAGCTGGCGGAGCTGCTGCGCAGCGCGGTCACCACCCGCTGGCAGGCCTACGTGAAACCGCTGGGCAAGCTGCTCCCGATCCCCAAGACCCATCTGGAGCGGGTGCTGGAGCGGCTGCACGGGGAGTACCAGTCCCGGATGGTGGCGACGCTCAGCTGGGGCAGCGGCGGCGAGGCCGGGAGCGGGGACGCGGGGCGGGAGTACCTCTTCGACATCGTGGACCGGTTCTGGAGCCTCGCCGGCGGTGCGGCGTAG
- the treS gene encoding maltose alpha-D-glucosyltransferase produces MLINDPVHDTFEDTPAKDRDPDWFKRAVFYEVLVRSFHDSNGDGVGDLRGLTAKLEYLQWLGVDCLWLPPFFASPLRDGGYDVSDYTSVLPEFGDLADFVEFVDAAHQRGMRVIIDFVMNHTSDQHEWFQQSRKDPDGPYGDYYMWADNDKQYQDARIIFIDTETSNWTYDPVRKQYYWHRFFSHQPDLNYENPAVVEEVLSALRFWLDLGIDGFRLDAVPYLFAEEGTNCENLPRTHRLLKRVREEIDAHYPDTVLLAEANQWPEDVVDYFGDFAKGGDECHMAFHFPVMPRIFMAVRRESRYPVSEILAKTPAIPERCQWGIFLRNHDELTLEMVTDEERDYMYAEYAKDPRMRANIGIRRRLAPLLDNDRNQMELFTALLLSLPGSPVLYYGDEIGMGDNIWLGDRDGVRTPMQWTPDRNAGFSSCDPGRLNLPVIMDPVYGYQVTNVEAAMASPSSLLHWTRRLIEIRKANPAFGLGSYTELPSSNPAVLAFLREFGDDLVLCVHNFSRFAQPTELDLRSFNGRVPVELTGDVRFPPIGEWPYLLTLAGHGFYWFRLRAEQRGEQRVD; encoded by the coding sequence ATGCTGATCAACGATCCCGTCCACGACACGTTCGAGGACACCCCCGCCAAGGACCGCGACCCCGACTGGTTCAAGCGGGCCGTCTTCTACGAGGTCCTGGTCCGCTCCTTCCACGACAGCAACGGCGACGGCGTGGGGGACCTCAGGGGACTCACCGCCAAGCTGGAGTACCTGCAGTGGCTCGGCGTCGACTGCCTGTGGCTGCCGCCGTTCTTCGCCTCGCCGCTGCGCGACGGCGGCTACGACGTGTCCGACTACACCTCCGTGCTCCCCGAGTTCGGCGACCTGGCCGACTTCGTCGAGTTCGTGGACGCCGCCCACCAGCGCGGCATGCGGGTGATCATCGACTTCGTCATGAACCACACCAGCGACCAGCACGAGTGGTTCCAGCAGTCCCGCAAGGACCCGGACGGTCCGTACGGCGACTACTACATGTGGGCGGACAACGACAAGCAGTACCAGGACGCCCGCATCATCTTCATCGACACCGAGACCTCGAACTGGACGTACGACCCCGTACGCAAGCAGTACTACTGGCACCGCTTCTTCTCGCACCAGCCGGACCTGAACTACGAGAACCCGGCCGTCGTCGAGGAGGTGCTCTCCGCCCTGCGCTTCTGGCTGGACCTCGGCATCGACGGCTTCCGGCTGGACGCCGTGCCCTACCTGTTCGCCGAGGAGGGCACCAACTGCGAGAACCTCCCCCGCACCCACCGGCTCCTCAAGCGGGTCCGGGAGGAGATCGACGCGCACTACCCCGACACCGTGCTGCTCGCCGAGGCCAACCAGTGGCCCGAAGACGTCGTCGATTACTTCGGGGACTTCGCCAAGGGCGGGGACGAGTGCCACATGGCGTTCCACTTCCCCGTCATGCCGCGCATCTTCATGGCCGTACGAAGAGAGTCGCGCTACCCGGTCTCCGAGATCCTGGCCAAGACCCCGGCGATCCCGGAACGCTGCCAGTGGGGCATCTTCCTGCGCAACCACGACGAGCTGACCCTCGAGATGGTCACCGACGAAGAGCGCGACTACATGTACGCCGAGTACGCCAAGGACCCGCGGATGCGGGCCAACATCGGCATCCGGCGCCGCCTCGCCCCGCTCCTGGACAACGACCGCAACCAGATGGAGCTGTTCACCGCCCTGCTGCTGTCGCTGCCCGGCTCGCCGGTGCTCTACTACGGCGACGAGATCGGCATGGGCGACAACATCTGGCTGGGCGACCGCGACGGCGTCCGCACGCCGATGCAGTGGACTCCGGACCGCAACGCCGGTTTCTCCTCCTGCGATCCGGGCAGGCTGAACCTGCCGGTCATCATGGACCCGGTCTACGGGTACCAGGTCACCAATGTCGAGGCCGCGATGGCATCGCCCTCGTCACTGTTGCACTGGACCCGGCGGCTGATCGAGATCCGCAAGGCGAACCCCGCCTTCGGACTCGGCTCGTACACCGAACTGCCCTCGTCCAACCCGGCGGTCCTCGCGTTCCTGCGCGAGTTCGGGGACGACCTGGTGCTGTGCGTGCACAACTTCTCGCGCTTCGCGCAGCCCACCGAGCTGGATCTGCGGTCGTTCAACGGGCGGGTCCCGGTGGAGCTCACGGGTGATGTGCGCTTCCCGCCGATCGGCGAGTGGCCGTACCTGCTGACCCTGGCGGGACACGGCTTCTACTGGTTCCGGCTGCGCGCCGAGCAACGCGGCGAGCAGCGCGTCGACTAG
- the glgB gene encoding 1,4-alpha-glucan branching enzyme: MSAARQPSPTVRDESASVPASAKKPRTPRARSAAPPHGGRSAPALGGEERARLLEGRHHDPHAVLGAHTVRGGVAFRVLRPYAQAITVVAKGLRAELVDDGDGLFSGLLPLTAVPDYRLLVTYDSDEIEVDDPYRFLPALGELDLHLIGEGRHEQLWKALGSEPMEHQGVAGTRFTVWAPNAQGVRVSGDFSYWDSAAYPMRSLGASGVWELFLPGIGAGALYKYDITRPDGSHTLRADPMARAAEVPPATASRVTASAYEWGDGEWMAGRGARPPHQAPFSVYELHLASWRPGLSYRQLAEQLPGYVKELGFTHVELMPVAEHPFGGSWGYQVTGYYAPTSRMGGPDDFRLLVDTLHRAGIGVIVDWVPAHFPRDDWALAEFDGRPLYEHPDPRRAAHPDWGTLEFDYGRKEVRNFLVANAVYWCEEFHVDGLRVDAVASMLYLDYSRGEGEWTPNEHGGRENPDAVALLQEMNATVYRRCPGVVTIAEESTAWEGVTRPTDAGGLGFGFKWNMGWMHDTLRYMSKEPVHRKYHHHDMTFGMIYAFSENYVLPISHDEVVHGKGALVSKIPGEDWWQRRASHRAYLGFMWAHPGKQLLFMGQEFAQGSEWSEAHGPDWWLLDDSYPAAGDHRGVRSLVRDLNLTYASAPALWERDTVPEGFAWVEADAAEDNVFAFLRYAQDGSQLLCVSNFSPVVRHGYRIGVPEEVSMWREVLNTDQEQYGGSGVRHLQPVRPEPVPAQGRPASLRLTLPPLATVWFRP; this comes from the coding sequence GTGAGCGCCGCACGACAGCCGTCACCGACCGTCCGCGACGAGTCCGCATCCGTCCCGGCGTCCGCCAAGAAGCCGCGCACCCCCCGCGCCCGCAGCGCCGCCCCTCCGCACGGGGGCCGGTCGGCGCCCGCGCTCGGCGGGGAGGAGCGGGCCCGGCTGCTGGAGGGCCGCCACCACGACCCCCACGCGGTGCTGGGCGCCCACACCGTCCGGGGCGGGGTGGCCTTCCGCGTGCTGCGCCCGTACGCCCAGGCGATCACCGTGGTCGCCAAGGGGCTGCGGGCCGAGCTCGTCGACGACGGGGACGGGCTGTTCTCCGGGCTGCTGCCGCTGACCGCGGTGCCGGACTACCGGCTGCTCGTCACCTACGACAGCGACGAGATCGAGGTCGACGACCCGTACCGGTTCCTGCCCGCCCTCGGCGAGCTGGACCTGCACCTGATCGGCGAGGGCCGCCACGAACAGCTGTGGAAGGCGCTCGGCTCCGAGCCGATGGAGCACCAGGGCGTGGCCGGCACCCGGTTCACGGTGTGGGCGCCGAACGCCCAGGGGGTCCGCGTCAGCGGGGACTTCTCGTACTGGGACTCCGCCGCCTACCCGATGCGCTCGCTCGGCGCGAGCGGCGTGTGGGAGCTCTTCCTGCCCGGCATCGGCGCCGGGGCGCTGTACAAGTACGACATCACGCGCCCCGACGGCAGCCACACCCTGCGCGCGGACCCGATGGCCCGCGCCGCCGAGGTGCCGCCGGCGACCGCCTCCCGGGTGACCGCCTCCGCCTACGAGTGGGGGGACGGGGAGTGGATGGCCGGCCGCGGGGCCCGGCCCCCGCACCAGGCGCCCTTCTCCGTCTACGAGCTGCACCTGGCGTCCTGGCGGCCCGGGCTCTCGTACCGACAGCTCGCCGAACAGCTGCCGGGGTACGTGAAGGAGCTCGGCTTCACGCACGTGGAGCTGATGCCGGTCGCCGAGCACCCCTTCGGCGGCTCCTGGGGCTACCAGGTCACCGGCTACTACGCGCCCACCTCGCGGATGGGCGGCCCGGACGACTTCCGCCTGCTGGTGGACACGCTGCACCGGGCCGGGATCGGGGTGATCGTCGACTGGGTGCCCGCGCACTTCCCGCGCGACGACTGGGCGCTGGCCGAGTTCGACGGACGGCCCCTGTACGAGCACCCGGACCCGCGGCGGGCCGCGCACCCGGACTGGGGGACGCTGGAGTTCGACTACGGCCGCAAGGAGGTCCGCAACTTCCTCGTCGCCAACGCCGTGTACTGGTGCGAGGAGTTCCACGTGGACGGGCTGCGCGTGGACGCGGTGGCCTCGATGCTCTACCTGGACTACTCGCGCGGCGAGGGCGAGTGGACGCCGAACGAGCACGGCGGGCGGGAGAACCCGGACGCGGTGGCGCTGCTCCAGGAGATGAACGCGACCGTGTACCGGCGCTGCCCGGGCGTGGTGACGATCGCCGAGGAGTCCACGGCGTGGGAGGGCGTGACGCGGCCGACGGACGCGGGCGGGCTGGGCTTCGGCTTCAAGTGGAACATGGGCTGGATGCACGACACGCTGCGCTACATGTCGAAGGAGCCGGTGCACCGCAAGTACCACCACCACGACATGACCTTCGGGATGATCTACGCCTTCAGCGAGAACTACGTGCTGCCGATCTCGCACGACGAGGTGGTGCACGGCAAGGGTGCGCTGGTGTCGAAGATCCCCGGGGAGGACTGGTGGCAGCGGCGGGCCTCGCACCGCGCGTACCTGGGCTTCATGTGGGCCCATCCGGGCAAGCAACTGCTCTTCATGGGACAGGAGTTCGCGCAGGGCTCGGAGTGGTCGGAGGCGCACGGGCCGGACTGGTGGCTGCTGGACGACTCCTATCCGGCGGCCGGTGACCACCGGGGCGTGCGCAGTCTCGTGCGCGACCTGAACCTCACGTACGCGTCGGCGCCCGCCCTGTGGGAGCGGGACACCGTGCCGGAGGGTTTCGCCTGGGTGGAGGCGGACGCCGCCGAGGACAACGTGTTCGCCTTCCTGCGGTACGCCCAGGACGGCTCGCAGCTGCTGTGCGTGTCGAACTTCTCGCCGGTGGTGCGACACGGGTACCGGATCGGGGTGCCGGAGGAGGTCTCGATGTGGCGGGAGGTCCTCAACACCGACCAGGAGCAGTACGGCGGCAGCGGGGTGCGCCACCTGCAGCCGGTACGGCCCGAGCCGGTCCCCGCGCAGGGCCGTCCGGCGAGCCTGCGCCTGACGCTCCCACCGCTGGCGACGGTCTGGTTCAGGCCGTAG